One Phoenix dactylifera cultivar Barhee BC4 unplaced genomic scaffold, palm_55x_up_171113_PBpolish2nd_filt_p 001355F, whole genome shotgun sequence genomic region harbors:
- the LOC120108486 gene encoding uncharacterized protein LOC120108486, giving the protein MRKKIAEIKTTKERTAKQKAEVERQAAEAPSYHFIESQEVEGPDEETQIQAAIQTNLNNRWQQEVARHRARFGPSFFESNAGSDGSRQDSEFQRTTSVRKGEGRGRGRIAFILIGFGSRKKSSGGIPPGASIHDVDLHAFSRKDSKQQRIDTIWKKEKKDMWRAIGSWFHFSHIPANAADNTYYKSAISAIQSADSGVDPPDPKNIYGELLDNNKELQNWIGSYKSKWPTYGLTLMCDGWTDPTKRAIINFLTYCDTKTFFHKSVDASDKVHNASYILRLMEEVIDQIGQENVV; this is encoded by the coding sequence ATGAGGAAAAAAATCGCTGAGATCAAAACAACCAAGGAGAGGACCGCGAAGCAGAAAGCAGAGGTGGAACGCCAAGCTGCAGAAGCACCTTCCTATCACTTCATAGAGTCACAGGAGGTTGAGGGTCCAGATGAGGAGACACAGATCCAAGCTGCCATACAGACGAATCTGAATAATCGGTGGCAGCAGGAGGTGGCGAGGCAtcgggctcgatttgggccctcgttTTTCGAGTCGAACGCCGGTTCTGATGGAAGCAGACAAGATTCAGAGTTTCAAAGGACAACCTCAGTCAGGAAGGGCGAGGGCAGAGGACGTGGCCGGATTGCATTTATCCTGATTGgttttggtagccgaaagaagtcTTCCGGAGGGATTCCACCAGGAGCATCAATCCATGATGTAGATCTGCATGCCTTCTCCAGGAAAGATTCGAAGCAACAAAGGATAGACACAAtatggaagaaggagaagaaggatatgtggcgagctattggatcctggttccacttcagccacatcccagcgaatgctgcagacaatacatactacaaGTCTGCCATTTCCGCCATACAGTCTGCCGATTCCGGTGTCGATCCTCCAGATCCGAAGAACAtttacggtgagcttcttgacaataaTAAGGAGCTACAGAATTGGATTGGCTCATATAAGAGCAAATGGCCCACATATGGGCTCACtctgatgtgtgatggttggaccgATCCGACAAAGCGGGCcatcatcaactttctgacatactgtgatacgaagaccttcttccacaagtcaGTTGATGCTTCGGATAAGGTGCACAACGCCTCATACATCCTCAGACTTATggaggaggtgattgatcagATTGGACAGGAGAATGTCGTGTAG